One region of Pan paniscus chromosome 5, NHGRI_mPanPan1-v2.0_pri, whole genome shotgun sequence genomic DNA includes:
- the MAS1L gene encoding LOW QUALITY PROTEIN: mas-related G-protein coupled receptor MRG (The sequence of the model RefSeq protein was modified relative to this genomic sequence to represent the inferred CDS: inserted 4 bases in 2 codons), which translates to MPEDTTRWTTAPDCDVVAHSGPSTPWSGGKVCWFSQRAGWTVFAESQISLSCRLCLHSGDQKAQNPNLVSQLCGVFLQNETNETIHMQMSMAVGQQALPLKIIAPKAVLVSLCGVLLNGTVFWLLCCGATNPYMVYILHLVAADVIXLCCSAVGFLQVTXLTYHGVVFFIPDFLAILSPFSFEVCLCLLVAISTERCVCVLFPIWYRCHRPKYTSNVVCTLIWGLPFCINIVKSLFLTYWKHVKACVIFLKLSGLFHAILSLVMCVSSLTLLIRFLCCSQQRKATRVYAVVQISATMFLLWALPLSVAPLITDFKMFVTTSYLISLFLIINSSANPIIYFFVGSLRKKRLKEPLRVILQRALADKPEVGRNKKAAGIDPMEQPDSTQHVENLLPMEHRVDVET; encoded by the exons ATGCCAGAGGACACCACTAGATGGACCACTGCTCCTGACTGTGATGTTGTGGCCCACTCAGGTCCCAGCACCCCATGGTCTGGGGGAAAAGTTTGCTGGTTCAGCCAGAGGGCTGGATGGACAGTGTTTGCTGAGTCACAGATATCTCTCTCATGTAGGCTTTGTCTCCACAGTGGTGACCAGAAGGCACAGAACCCAAACCTGGTATCTCAGCTCTGTGGCGTCTTTCTTCAAAATGAGACGAATGAAACCATACATATGCAAATGAGCATGGCAGTGGGACAGCAGGCCCTGCCCTTGAAGATCATTGCCCCCAAGGCTGTGCTGGTCTCCCTCTGTGGGGTCTTATTGAATGGCACTGTCTTCTGGCTGCTTTGCTGTGGGGCCACGAATCCCTACATGGTATACATCCTCCACCTGGTCGCTGCTGACGTGAT TCTTTGCTGCTCGGCAGTGGGGTTCTTACAGGTGAC GCTAACTTATCATGGAGTCGTGTTTTTTATCCCTGATTTCCTGGCCATATTGTCTCCCTTCTCCTTTGaggtgtgtctctgtctcctggtGGCCATCAGCACAGAgcggtgtgtgtgtgtcctcttccCCATCTGGTACAGATGCCACCGCCCAAAATACACATCTAATGTTGTCTGCACCCTCATCTGGGGCCTGCCTTTTTGCATCAACATAGTAAAATCACTTTTCCTAACTTACTGGAAACATGTAAAGGCATGTGTCATATTTCTAAAGCTTTCTGGGCTCTTCCATGCTATCCTTTCACTTGTGATGTGTGTGTCCAGTCTGACTCTACTCATTAGATTCCTGTGCTGCTCCCAGCAGCGAAAGGCCACCAGGGTCTATGCGGTGGTGCAGATCTCGGCCACCATGTTCCTGCTCTGGGCCCTACCCCTGAGCGTGGCACCCCTCATAACAGATTTCAAAATGTTTGTCACCACCTCCTATTTAATTTCCTTGTTCCTCATTATAAACAGCAGTGCCAACCctatcatttatttctttgtgggGAGCCTCAGAAAGAAAAGGCTGAAGGAACCTCTTAGAGTGATTCTCCAACGGGCGTTAGCAGATAAGCCAGAGGTGGGGAGGAACAAAAAGGCAGCTGGCATCGACCCAATGGAGCAACCAGACTCTACTCAGCATGTGGAGAACCTTCTTCCCATGGAGCACAGGGTCGATGTGGAAACATAA